One segment of Parvularcula sp. IMCC14364 DNA contains the following:
- a CDS encoding Flp family type IVb pilin, which produces MSKNIYSFWNEEKGATAIEYSLIAALLAIAAIGALQAVATSLSTNFSDIASGVDSAV; this is translated from the coding sequence ATGTCAAAGAACATCTATAGCTTCTGGAACGAAGAAAAAGGTGCAACCGCGATTGAATATTCATTGATTGCAGCGCTTTTGGCGATTGCCGCGATTGGTGCTTTGCAGGCAGTTGCAACATCTCTCAGTACGAATTTTTCTGACATCGCATCCGGTGTTGATAGCGCTGTATAA
- the cpaB gene encoding Flp pilus assembly protein CpaB, whose protein sequence is MNTGRLILLGVALLAGGGAFFLVASGEDTPEVITQAIPQQETIETVRVLVADTDFAQGERLDPKKTKWVKWPRKGLPDFLVTDENKSFYEELPQALARTPIVAGEPITEAKVVRPGDKGMLAALLTPGMRAVTMDVTSRQSAAGFILPGDRVDVFATLENGDGTQMDSNVLYSNIRVLAVDQTMQQDSEGSIVGRTITLELAPAQIGRFLTARESGSLNLVLRSVFLPADGEELIQEMEPAEVLVIRYGQS, encoded by the coding sequence GTGAATACAGGTCGATTGATACTTCTGGGTGTGGCGCTCCTTGCGGGTGGTGGTGCTTTTTTCCTGGTCGCTTCAGGCGAAGATACGCCAGAGGTTATTACCCAGGCGATCCCTCAGCAGGAGACCATCGAAACTGTCCGTGTGTTGGTGGCCGACACAGATTTTGCGCAAGGCGAGCGGCTTGACCCGAAGAAAACCAAATGGGTGAAGTGGCCAAGGAAAGGCCTTCCGGACTTTCTCGTAACGGACGAAAATAAGAGTTTTTATGAAGAGCTTCCGCAGGCATTAGCCAGAACACCAATTGTAGCTGGTGAGCCGATCACAGAAGCAAAGGTTGTTCGCCCCGGTGATAAAGGAATGCTGGCAGCTTTGCTGACCCCAGGAATGCGCGCTGTGACGATGGATGTAACCTCACGCCAGTCGGCTGCAGGGTTTATTTTGCCAGGCGACCGTGTCGATGTATTCGCAACACTTGAAAATGGTGACGGCACCCAGATGGATAGCAATGTTCTTTATTCTAACATACGTGTTCTGGCTGTTGATCAAACCATGCAACAGGATTCTGAAGGCTCGATAGTTGGTCGTACAATCACACTAGAATTGGCGCCGGCACAGATTGGCCGTTTTCTGACGGCGCGTGAATCTGGATCGCTTAATCTCGTCCTGCGCAGCGTCTTCCTGCCCGCGGATGGGGAGGAACTGATTCAGGAAATGGAGCCTGCTGAGGTTCTCGTCATCAGATATGGCCAGTCATGA
- a CDS encoding ATPase, T2SS/T4P/T4SS family produces the protein MFGKRSEAVAMQPAPAAKSSAPQKDKVAPPPKVAKPKANAPSPVAAAPTPVQQSTNQSDEYFKTKTTIFNALIDTIDLSQLAQLDPESAAEEIRDIVNEIISIKGLQMSISEQEALLQDICNDVLGYGPLEPLLARDDIADIMVNGSSRVFIEVGGKIELTPVRFRDNAQLMNICQRIVSQVGRRVDESSPICDARLPDGSRVNVIAPPLSIDGAALTIRKFKKDKLTIHNLVEFGSISPEGAKVLEIVGHCGINTLISGGTGSGKTTLLNCMTSFIDEGERVITCEDAAELQLQQPHVVRLETRPPNLEGTGEVTMRDLVKNCLRMRPERIIVGEVRGPEAFDLLQAMNTGHDGSMGTLHANSPREALSRLESMITMGGFNLPSKTIRDMIVGSVDVVIQAARLRDGSRRITHVTEVIGAEGDTIVTQDLFVYDITGEDDDGKVIGRHKSTGIARPSFWDRAKYYGKHVELAEALDAAAD, from the coding sequence ATGTTCGGAAAAAGGTCAGAAGCTGTTGCCATGCAGCCAGCGCCAGCTGCCAAGTCATCTGCGCCGCAGAAAGATAAAGTTGCGCCGCCACCCAAAGTCGCCAAACCTAAGGCAAATGCGCCCTCACCGGTTGCTGCCGCGCCAACACCGGTACAGCAATCGACAAATCAGTCAGATGAGTATTTCAAGACTAAAACGACAATATTCAATGCACTGATTGACACTATTGACCTGTCTCAGCTTGCCCAGCTTGATCCCGAATCTGCTGCGGAAGAAATTCGGGATATCGTCAACGAGATTATCTCGATTAAAGGCCTTCAGATGTCTATCTCGGAGCAGGAAGCTCTGCTGCAGGATATCTGTAATGATGTGCTTGGTTATGGCCCTCTCGAGCCATTGCTGGCGCGTGACGATATCGCTGACATCATGGTCAACGGTTCGTCGCGGGTTTTCATAGAGGTTGGCGGAAAGATTGAACTGACGCCCGTTCGGTTCCGCGATAACGCGCAACTTATGAATATCTGCCAACGGATCGTATCGCAAGTTGGTCGGCGCGTTGATGAATCCAGCCCGATTTGTGATGCGCGTTTGCCAGATGGCTCGCGGGTCAATGTTATCGCACCACCCCTGTCTATCGACGGTGCGGCCCTGACCATTCGTAAGTTCAAGAAAGACAAACTGACGATCCATAACCTGGTCGAATTCGGGTCGATCTCTCCTGAAGGGGCGAAGGTACTTGAAATTGTTGGCCATTGTGGAATCAATACACTGATTTCTGGTGGTACTGGTTCTGGCAAGACCACGCTTTTGAATTGCATGACCAGCTTCATTGATGAAGGGGAGCGCGTTATCACCTGTGAGGACGCTGCAGAATTGCAGCTTCAGCAACCACATGTTGTCAGATTGGAAACACGCCCCCCTAATCTTGAAGGTACTGGTGAAGTGACCATGCGAGACCTTGTAAAGAACTGTCTGCGGATGCGACCTGAACGGATTATCGTGGGTGAGGTGCGTGGCCCTGAAGCGTTTGACCTGTTGCAGGCGATGAACACGGGCCATGATGGCTCTATGGGGACGTTGCACGCCAACTCACCCCGGGAAGCCTTATCAAGGCTTGAATCCATGATTACAATGGGTGGCTTTAACCTGCCATCAAAAACCATTCGTGACATGATTGTTGGATCGGTTGACGTGGTCATTCAGGCGGCGCGCCTGCGAGATGGCTCGCGTCGTATTACCCATGTCACTGAGGTGATCGGGGCTGAGGGTGATACAATCGTTACCCAGGACCTTTTTGTATATGACATTACCGGTGAAGACGATGACGGCAAGGTTATTGGTCGCCACAAGTCCACCGGCATTGCCCGTCCGTCGTTCTGGGATCGGGCTAAATACTACGGAAAGCATGTCGAGCTGGCTGAGGCGCTTGATGCAGCTGCAGATTAA
- a CDS encoding CpaD family pilus assembly protein — protein MTLKRLTPALVALCLLPACSTVFNGPNEARTYEEEHPIAVEQQTVTLTVPVDATLSELSQIDKARLRAFVQTYFTRGHGPITITAPSGGQYDIYGQSLAADLRQEMNNLGVDWKVIKGATYREAGFSENSEVIVSFTNYVATASECGDWSEEIERRFRNIPAKNFGCFAQQNLAAMIADPRDLVTPTALADSDASRSANVYEKYVQGEPTSSQSDDSIDIQASEQ, from the coding sequence ATGACACTGAAAAGACTTACACCAGCGCTTGTCGCCCTTTGCCTGTTACCAGCATGCTCGACTGTTTTTAATGGGCCGAATGAGGCGCGCACATACGAGGAAGAGCACCCGATCGCTGTTGAGCAACAGACAGTTACGCTGACGGTGCCGGTTGACGCAACGCTTAGTGAACTCAGTCAAATTGACAAGGCAAGATTGCGGGCCTTTGTGCAAACCTATTTTACGCGCGGTCATGGCCCGATCACAATTACGGCTCCTTCCGGCGGTCAGTATGACATCTATGGCCAGAGCCTGGCTGCAGATTTGCGTCAGGAAATGAACAATCTTGGCGTTGACTGGAAAGTTATCAAGGGCGCCACATACAGAGAGGCGGGCTTCTCGGAGAATAGCGAAGTGATTGTGAGTTTCACCAATTACGTCGCGACAGCGAGCGAATGCGGAGACTGGTCCGAGGAGATAGAGCGCCGTTTCCGTAACATACCTGCTAAGAACTTTGGCTGCTTTGCACAGCAAAACCTTGCAGCAATGATTGCTGATCCGCGCGATCTGGTGACTCCAACCGCGCTTGCTGACAGTGATGCCTCACGTTCTGCCAACGTTTACGAAAAATATGTACAGGGCGAGCCGACCTCAAGCCAATCTGATGATTCAATAGATATTCAGGCATCAGAGCAATAA
- a CDS encoding Crp/Fnr family transcriptional regulator has translation MISAATVTQDSAGQCDHVRDALLAFDSFNILPESSLAILADHTCKRAFGAGETVFAMSQYDGGEIFCIVSGQASLTTMSPSTGALSVEQMSAGQVFGLEYVLGEFDQQDLQVGLTAMSELEILKVDGEQVLDLVKRKPVVARAFLVNFARQLLNDRRGAEEHHDDPCKRIYRALFDMLERDERQFTPLWHISAMPKHRELAEVAGTSEAEVAEIVAKLISQNIAQRNYPGLIITDYSRFHSLAL, from the coding sequence ATGATTTCAGCAGCTACGGTTACTCAGGATAGTGCAGGCCAGTGTGATCATGTCAGGGATGCCCTGTTGGCTTTTGACTCCTTTAACATTTTGCCTGAATCATCTTTGGCCATTCTGGCGGATCATACCTGCAAGCGCGCTTTTGGCGCGGGCGAGACAGTTTTTGCCATGTCCCAATATGATGGCGGGGAAATTTTTTGCATTGTATCCGGTCAGGCAAGTCTGACGACAATGTCACCTTCAACTGGCGCGCTATCGGTTGAACAGATGTCAGCAGGACAGGTTTTCGGTCTTGAGTATGTGCTTGGAGAATTTGATCAACAGGATTTGCAGGTGGGCCTGACGGCTATGTCGGAGCTTGAAATTCTGAAAGTCGACGGAGAGCAGGTTCTTGATCTGGTAAAGCGAAAGCCGGTCGTCGCACGTGCGTTCCTTGTGAACTTTGCCCGGCAACTCCTGAATGACCGCAGGGGGGCTGAAGAGCATCATGATGATCCGTGCAAGCGTATTTACCGGGCGCTTTTTGACATGTTGGAGCGCGATGAACGGCAATTCACGCCTTTATGGCACATTAGCGCCATGCCCAAGCACCGCGAACTGGCTGAGGTTGCTGGTACCAGCGAGGCTGAAGTGGCAGAAATCGTTGCGAAGCTGATCAGTCAGAATATTGCTCAACGTAATTATCCTGGTTTAATCATTACTGATTATTCCAGATTTCATTCTTTGGCGTTGTAA
- a CDS encoding Flp family type IVb pilin — protein MTNLINRFIKDEEGATAIEYGLIAALIAVAIIGALQAVATSLSTNFSEISSNLDAAA, from the coding sequence ATGACAAATCTTATCAACCGTTTTATCAAAGATGAAGAAGGCGCTACAGCCATTGAATATGGCCTGATCGCCGCATTGATTGCTGTTGCAATCATTGGTGCGCTGCAAGCCGTTGCAACATCACTGAGCACCAACTTCTCCGAGATCTCATCCAACCTGGATGCTGCTGCTTAA
- a CDS encoding AAA family ATPase, which yields MSNLANNKFDFDTDDAFTEEELADLEALSEEDIDIDFDDDDFDLDDMDCNIEGWDDAEVAAPPPMPDVPPQIAETTNTNDDFSDSEEEALAAIEQALDMVNEPKSKIVDDFADEDFDDDFGDEDFPADLPPLTASVTQDFSAKTADASPVPPATAVTELESYEEDDVPQDGDHIPVPRINIGVFCETQGTSELVEAAASDRRLSKAHINIFMGGLKKAVQHFQSETTPNLLIIETVSPNSELFEGLEQLAEVCDPSTKVIVVGHVNDVRLYRELMDRGISEYLISPKRPIQITRSIASLYVDPSAPPIGRSIVFVGARGGVGSSTVCHNVAWAIAELHKSDTVILDLDLAFGTASLDFEQDPSQGLAEALAAPERLDDVLLDRLLQKCTDRLSLFAAPNMLDRDYDMPASSFEEVLDMVRRGVPNLVIDLPHAWTEWTRSILHSADEIVITATPDLSSFRNAKNLIESVKASRTNDAPPYLVLNQMGVPKRPEIPVEQFAEALEIDPIAVINWDPQLFGMAATNAEPVFETNGKSKAATSLDQVASTILGQSNEKNSGRGFDIKSLFRKL from the coding sequence ATGAGCAATCTGGCGAACAATAAATTCGACTTTGATACGGATGATGCCTTCACGGAAGAAGAACTGGCTGATCTTGAGGCCCTTTCTGAAGAAGATATCGACATTGATTTTGATGACGATGATTTTGATTTAGATGACATGGACTGCAACATTGAAGGTTGGGATGATGCTGAGGTTGCAGCGCCACCGCCAATGCCTGATGTGCCCCCACAGATTGCCGAGACAACCAATACAAATGATGATTTTTCGGATTCGGAAGAAGAAGCATTGGCTGCAATTGAGCAAGCGCTCGACATGGTTAATGAACCAAAGTCAAAAATTGTAGACGATTTCGCGGATGAAGATTTCGACGATGACTTTGGTGATGAGGATTTCCCTGCGGACCTGCCCCCCCTAACTGCCAGCGTGACGCAGGACTTTTCTGCCAAGACTGCTGACGCGAGTCCAGTTCCGCCAGCAACTGCTGTTACCGAGCTTGAAAGTTACGAAGAAGATGATGTGCCACAGGATGGCGATCATATTCCGGTTCCAAGGATCAACATTGGTGTTTTCTGTGAAACACAAGGCACCAGCGAACTGGTTGAAGCCGCGGCTTCTGACCGCCGGTTGTCCAAGGCGCACATCAATATTTTCATGGGCGGCCTGAAAAAGGCCGTGCAGCATTTTCAATCTGAAACAACACCCAACTTGCTCATCATTGAGACTGTGTCACCAAATAGCGAGCTTTTTGAAGGGCTTGAGCAGTTGGCCGAAGTCTGTGATCCGAGCACAAAGGTTATTGTTGTCGGGCATGTAAATGATGTTCGTCTGTATCGTGAGTTAATGGACCGGGGGATCAGCGAGTACCTGATTTCACCAAAGCGACCAATTCAGATCACGCGTTCTATCGCATCACTCTACGTTGACCCGTCTGCGCCGCCTATCGGGCGCTCTATTGTCTTTGTTGGTGCACGCGGCGGCGTGGGCTCTTCAACGGTCTGTCATAATGTTGCGTGGGCGATAGCTGAATTGCACAAGAGTGACACTGTTATTCTTGATCTTGACCTGGCTTTTGGTACAGCCAGTCTTGATTTTGAGCAGGATCCCTCACAGGGCCTTGCAGAAGCGCTGGCAGCCCCGGAACGACTTGACGATGTTCTGCTTGATCGTTTGTTACAGAAGTGTACGGATCGGTTGAGCCTCTTTGCTGCGCCGAACATGCTGGACAGGGATTATGATATGCCAGCCTCTTCTTTTGAGGAAGTGCTGGATATGGTCCGTCGTGGTGTGCCGAATCTTGTCATTGATCTGCCTCATGCCTGGACGGAATGGACGCGCAGTATTCTGCATTCGGCTGATGAAATCGTCATTACAGCCACACCAGACCTTTCCTCTTTCCGGAATGCCAAGAACCTGATTGAATCAGTAAAGGCAAGCCGCACGAATGATGCCCCGCCTTATCTGGTGCTGAATCAGATGGGTGTGCCCAAACGCCCTGAAATCCCTGTCGAGCAGTTTGCTGAAGCATTGGAAATTGATCCTATCGCTGTCATCAACTGGGACCCGCAGTTATTTGGTATGGCTGCCACCAATGCTGAACCTGTTTTTGAGACGAATGGCAAGTCAAAGGCGGCGACATCACTGGATCAGGTTGCCAGCACGATACTTGGTCAAAGTAATGAGAAAAATTCAGGCAGGGGCTTTGATATCAAGTCGTTGTTTCGTAAACTGTAA
- a CDS encoding pilus assembly protein N-terminal domain-containing protein, whose product MNRKDISMRREILTTLALGFLAIWPASATAGELWLTIDQVRNYDLETPVSSIVVGNPAIADVTVQSNDKILLYGKTPGLTNIYFFDQNGERIDNLNIRVQSPSGNMLVLNRGIERATYTCTQKCELTAAVGDSDEIFGQVTGQATTKVSTALEAAASSFTGN is encoded by the coding sequence ATGAACAGAAAGGATATCTCCATGCGTCGCGAGATACTTACAACACTGGCATTGGGTTTCCTGGCTATCTGGCCTGCCTCGGCAACGGCCGGCGAGCTATGGCTGACGATTGATCAGGTCCGTAATTACGATCTGGAAACCCCGGTCAGCAGCATTGTCGTCGGTAATCCGGCTATCGCTGATGTGACTGTTCAGTCCAACGACAAGATCCTTCTCTATGGCAAGACACCTGGACTCACCAACATCTATTTCTTTGATCAGAATGGTGAGCGCATCGACAATCTGAATATCCGTGTACAAAGTCCATCAGGCAATATGCTGGTACTGAACCGCGGCATTGAACGTGCTACATATACGTGCACGCAAAAATGTGAACTGACTGCCGCTGTAGGCGACAGTGACGAGATCTTCGGACAGGTCACAGGTCAGGCGACAACAAAAGTCAGCACAGCGCTGGAAGCCGCAGCCAGTAGCTTTACGGGTAATTGA
- a CDS encoding type II secretion system F family protein, giving the protein MDGLIEIITDRQTMTAFLAAIAVGVTMITLLGPVLQPDPMKDRLKRVQNHKENLRERHKKNLKQHGSAGLRNASSNGVAREVVEQFKLLEVFDAQSAAKKLAMAGFRGERPVFTFMLARVAMPVIGGLGMAFYVYVLDGFGLGSFMKLMASVGGFAAGFYLPNIYISNMIQKRQQKMQLGFPDALDLLLICVESGMSIEHALHKVSEEVGTNCPELGEELALTTAELSYLQERKQAYINLAERTGLDGVKSVVTALVQSEQYGTPLGASLRVMAAENRELRMQAAEKKAAALPPKLTVPMILFFLPVLFVVILGPAILRVTGMVEVEQ; this is encoded by the coding sequence ATGGATGGCTTGATTGAAATCATTACTGACCGCCAGACGATGACCGCCTTTTTGGCGGCTATCGCTGTTGGCGTGACAATGATCACTTTGCTGGGGCCTGTGCTGCAGCCAGACCCTATGAAAGATCGATTGAAGCGCGTTCAAAACCACAAGGAGAATTTGCGCGAGCGCCACAAGAAAAATCTGAAGCAGCACGGTAGTGCTGGTTTGCGTAATGCAAGCTCCAATGGCGTTGCACGTGAAGTCGTCGAGCAATTCAAATTGCTTGAGGTTTTTGACGCGCAGAGCGCAGCCAAAAAATTGGCTATGGCCGGTTTCCGGGGTGAACGGCCCGTCTTTACATTCATGCTTGCCCGTGTAGCAATGCCCGTAATTGGCGGCCTTGGCATGGCTTTCTATGTATATGTACTTGATGGTTTCGGGCTTGGCAGCTTTATGAAGCTTATGGCCAGTGTCGGAGGGTTCGCAGCCGGGTTCTATCTGCCCAACATTTACATCTCCAACATGATTCAAAAGCGCCAGCAGAAAATGCAACTGGGATTTCCGGATGCGCTCGACCTGTTGTTGATATGTGTCGAGTCCGGCATGTCGATTGAGCACGCCCTGCATAAGGTGAGCGAAGAAGTTGGTACGAATTGCCCTGAACTGGGGGAAGAACTTGCGCTGACGACAGCGGAACTCTCTTATCTCCAGGAACGGAAGCAAGCCTATATTAACCTTGCCGAGCGAACAGGTCTTGATGGTGTTAAGTCTGTCGTCACAGCTCTTGTCCAGTCTGAACAATACGGGACGCCGCTGGGGGCATCATTGCGCGTCATGGCTGCTGAAAACCGTGAACTGCGGATGCAGGCAGCCGAGAAGAAGGCAGCCGCGCTGCCGCCGAAACTAACGGTGCCGATGATCCTCTTCTTCCTGCCCGTACTTTTTGTTGTGATCCTCGGACCTGCGATCCTGCGTGTTACCGGTATGGTAGAGGTCGAGCAGTAG
- a CDS encoding prepilin peptidase, giving the protein MLSYILVSILPASWLIAAINDLGELKIPNWISITLVLAFPVMALCFGYSIEMLSSSIALALGVLVLGFAIYTTGQFGAGDVKLLAATALWVGPAAFPMFLFKVILASGIFAFAIIMFRSTPMLPVYAHAPWLMELHGSRRAMPYGVGIALGGFWSLHEAMAFLTVFG; this is encoded by the coding sequence ATGCTGTCTTATATCCTAGTTTCCATTTTACCCGCATCATGGCTGATCGCAGCTATCAACGATCTGGGTGAGCTGAAGATACCCAACTGGATATCCATAACTCTGGTTCTGGCGTTTCCAGTGATGGCTTTATGCTTTGGCTATTCAATCGAGATGTTATCATCTTCGATTGCCCTCGCGCTGGGTGTCCTCGTCCTGGGCTTCGCAATCTATACAACCGGCCAGTTTGGGGCCGGAGATGTCAAGTTGCTTGCCGCGACCGCTTTGTGGGTCGGGCCCGCAGCATTCCCAATGTTTCTTTTCAAAGTGATCCTTGCGAGCGGTATATTTGCTTTCGCGATCATCATGTTTCGCTCAACGCCGATGTTACCGGTCTATGCTCATGCGCCCTGGTTGATGGAATTGCATGGCTCGCGTCGTGCCATGCCATATGGCGTTGGTATCGCGCTGGGGGGATTCTGGTCTCTTCATGAGGCGATGGCCTTCCTTACCGTATTCGGCTGA
- a CDS encoding type II and III secretion system protein family protein, with the protein MSTARTTILNKAATWGSVAVAAFLGLMAGATSVQAQEARIISGGDTATSKSMTLPLSKAAIIELPEAAADVLVSDPTKVEVVIRSPRRVYLLGMEVGQANAFFFDARNRQILNLEIIVERDVDALSNLYSRLMPDSRITVEAVNENVILKGSVGTETERARAQNVAARFTGDPELVLNMLSVREQNQVMLKVRIVEMQRNLVKQLGVNGNFFAQLDNNIFTGSWQNRFPFSGEASGGIGGDLNTPGFGDLTNLDLTLAAFESTGLIRTLAEPTLTSVSGEGANFLAGGEFPVPVSSDDGEVGIEFKRFGVALGFRPVVLSRGRINLKINTEVSEVDTTNGFTLSASSGIDPETGELIPNAFLIPGLTVRRVENVIELPSGGSMAIAGLLQDNIRSAVDGVPALKDTPVLGQLFRSNEFRSNQTELVIIVTPYLVEPAHRSELTDPSQGFVHATQVQQILVGKLESTYGMRRKTTGSSTLQGPLGFILD; encoded by the coding sequence ATGAGCACGGCAAGAACAACAATTCTCAATAAAGCTGCCACATGGGGCAGTGTTGCCGTCGCGGCCTTCCTTGGCTTGATGGCTGGGGCGACGTCTGTTCAGGCACAGGAAGCACGCATCATATCAGGTGGAGACACGGCGACGTCCAAAAGCATGACATTGCCGCTGAGCAAAGCAGCAATTATCGAATTGCCCGAAGCTGCCGCAGATGTACTCGTTTCTGACCCAACAAAAGTTGAGGTCGTTATTCGATCACCGCGCAGGGTTTATCTGCTTGGTATGGAAGTAGGACAGGCAAATGCCTTTTTCTTTGATGCCCGGAATCGTCAGATTTTGAATCTGGAAATCATTGTTGAGCGGGATGTTGACGCACTGTCCAATCTTTATTCGCGCTTGATGCCGGATTCACGTATCACAGTCGAGGCAGTCAATGAAAATGTTATCCTGAAGGGTTCTGTCGGTACAGAAACCGAACGTGCACGTGCGCAGAATGTCGCTGCAAGGTTTACCGGGGATCCGGAACTTGTTCTGAACATGTTAAGCGTGAGAGAACAAAATCAGGTAATGCTCAAAGTACGTATTGTTGAGATGCAGCGCAATCTGGTTAAACAGCTTGGTGTTAACGGAAACTTCTTCGCTCAACTAGACAATAATATCTTTACAGGCAGCTGGCAGAACAGGTTCCCTTTTTCTGGCGAGGCGTCCGGCGGTATTGGCGGTGACTTGAACACACCTGGATTTGGTGATTTGACCAATCTGGACCTCACGCTGGCAGCTTTTGAGTCAACTGGCCTCATTCGCACCCTCGCGGAGCCAACTCTGACATCCGTTTCTGGTGAAGGGGCAAACTTCCTTGCAGGTGGTGAGTTTCCTGTCCCTGTTTCCAGTGACGATGGCGAAGTCGGTATCGAGTTCAAACGCTTTGGTGTTGCTCTCGGTTTCCGTCCGGTTGTTTTGTCCCGGGGGCGGATCAACCTGAAGATAAATACTGAAGTCAGTGAAGTAGACACTACAAATGGCTTCACACTCTCTGCTTCTTCAGGCATTGACCCGGAAACGGGTGAGCTGATTCCGAATGCGTTTCTTATCCCCGGCCTGACAGTGCGCCGCGTTGAAAACGTTATCGAATTGCCAAGTGGTGGGAGCATGGCGATTGCCGGATTGCTGCAGGATAATATCCGTTCTGCCGTGGATGGTGTGCCCGCCCTGAAAGATACACCGGTTCTCGGGCAGCTTTTCCGCAGTAACGAGTTTCGCAGCAACCAGACAGAGCTTGTCATTATAGTGACGCCGTATCTCGTTGAGCCTGCGCATCGCTCAGAACTGACTGATCCGTCTCAAGGATTTGTTCATGCCACACAGGTACAGCAGATACTGGTTGGCAAACTGGAGTCCACATACGGCATGCGCCGAAAAACGACTGGATCTTCGACACTGCAAGGGCCTCTGGGCTTCATTCTGGATTAG
- a CDS encoding type II secretion system F family protein → MDSQTIMLIVLGLISVSTLSYVILAPTDKDKAKTRAAKVGGGAAASRGKAGAGPSAAEAPKDRRKQVQESLRRIDDKQKAHAEKKKLSLSQRLEQAGLNISERDYYVASVICAVAFLGIALITAQSTFVTGAMFIVGGLGFPRFALGFLKKRRQKKFIKEFASAIEVIVRGVKSGLPVNECLKIIGRDAQQPVRDEFHMLTESLRVGLSLEQALERMYDRMPLSEVNFFGIVLIIQKSTGGNLAEALNNLATVLRNRKLMEGKISALSMEAKASAVILGSLPFMVASMVHVASPVYLLPLFETQIGNFILIGAGTWMSIGILVMKNMISIKV, encoded by the coding sequence ATGGACTCGCAAACGATAATGCTGATTGTACTTGGTTTGATTTCTGTCAGTACACTTTCTTATGTTATTTTGGCGCCTACGGATAAAGACAAGGCAAAAACACGTGCTGCCAAAGTTGGGGGCGGTGCTGCCGCATCGCGTGGAAAGGCGGGCGCCGGCCCGAGCGCTGCAGAGGCTCCAAAAGACCGACGCAAACAGGTTCAGGAATCTCTTCGTCGTATTGACGACAAGCAGAAAGCGCACGCAGAAAAGAAAAAATTGAGCCTCAGTCAGAGGCTCGAGCAAGCTGGCCTCAACATTTCGGAACGTGATTATTATGTGGCATCGGTGATTTGTGCCGTGGCCTTCCTCGGCATCGCCCTGATTACAGCGCAGTCTACCTTTGTGACCGGAGCCATGTTTATCGTCGGAGGGTTGGGTTTTCCAAGATTCGCCCTTGGTTTCTTGAAGAAGCGCCGTCAGAAAAAATTTATCAAGGAATTTGCCTCTGCGATTGAAGTGATTGTCCGCGGTGTAAAATCCGGTTTGCCGGTCAATGAGTGCCTTAAAATTATTGGCCGTGATGCACAGCAGCCGGTACGCGATGAATTTCATATGTTGACGGAAAGCCTGCGTGTGGGCCTTTCCCTCGAGCAGGCGCTTGAACGTATGTATGACCGTATGCCACTGAGCGAAGTCAATTTCTTCGGGATCGTGCTGATCATCCAGAAATCGACAGGTGGTAACCTTGCGGAGGCGCTGAACAATCTTGCGACGGTCCTGCGTAATCGGAAGTTGATGGAAGGCAAGATCAGTGCCCTGTCTATGGAGGCAAAAGCCTCTGCTGTTATTCTAGGGTCGTTGCCGTTCATGGTGGCATCCATGGTTCATGTTGCATCTCCGGTTTATCTCTTGCCGCTTTTCGAAACGCAGATTGGCAACTTCATCCTGATTGGAGCTGGCACGTGGATGTCAATCGGCATTCTCGTGATGAAAAATATGATCAGTATTAAGGTCTAA
- a CDS encoding Flp family type IVb pilin encodes MTNLINRFIKDEEGATAIEYGLIAALIAVAIIGALQAVATSLSSNFSEISSNLDSAA; translated from the coding sequence ATGACAAATCTTATCAACCGTTTTATCAAAGATGAAGAAGGCGCTACAGCCATTGAATATGGCCTGATCGCTGCATTGATTGCTGTCGCAATTATTGGTGCGCTGCAAGCTGTTGCAACATCACTGAGCAGCAACTTCTCTGAGATTTCATCCAATCTGGATTCAGCTGCTTAA